In Equus caballus isolate H_3958 breed thoroughbred chromosome 7, TB-T2T, whole genome shotgun sequence, one DNA window encodes the following:
- the OR7E228 gene encoding LOW QUALITY PROTEIN: putative gustatory receptor clone PTE01 (The sequence of the model RefSeq protein was modified relative to this genomic sequence to represent the inferred CDS: deleted 2 bases in 1 codon) codes for MYLVTVLENLLVILVVSSDSLVHTPMYFFLSILSLVDISFIFTTIPKMIMDIQTHRRIISSVGCLTQMSFLILFGCMDYMLLTMMAYDQFVAICHPLHYPVIMNPCLCGFSVLMSCLVSLLQSQLHNLIVLQLTCFKDVEISNFFCDPSQLLKLACSDTFTNSIVMYLVGAISGFLPISGILFSYYKIVSSILRVPSSDGKYKTFSICGSHLLAVCLFHGTSIGVGLGSTVSHFPRNDAVASVVYTVVTSMLKLFINIPRNRDMKRSTQRLLSRPAYLQCLAIF; via the exons ATGTACCTGGTCACTGTGCTTGAGAATCTGCTCGTCATACTGGTGGTCAGCTCTGACTCCCTTGTCCACACCCca atgtacttcttcctttccatccttTCCTTGGTTGACATTAGTTTCATCTTCACCACAATCCCCAAGATGATTATGGACATCCAAACCCATAGAAGAATCATCTCCTCTGTGGGCTGCCTGACACAGATGTCTTTTTTGATCCTTTTTGGATGTATGGATTATATGCTACTGACCATGATGGCCTATGACCaatttgtggccatctgtcaTCCTCTGCACTACCCGGTCATCATGAATCCATGTCTCTGTGGCTTCTCAGTTTTAATGTCTTGTCTTGTTAGCCTTTTGCAATCCCAGCTGCACAATTTGATTGTGTTACAACTTACCTGCTTCAAGGATGTGgaaatttctaatttcttctgtGACCCTTCTCAACTCCTCAAGCTTGCCTGTTCTGATACTTTCACCAATAGCATAGTCATGTATTTAGTTGGTGCCATCTCTGGTTTTCTCCCTATCTCAGGGATCCTTTTCTCTTACTATAAAATTGTTTCCTCCATTCTGAGAGTCCCCTCATCAGATGGGAAGTACAAAACCTTCTCCATCTGTGGTTCTCACCTGTTAGCTGTTTGCTTATTTCATGGAACAAGCATTGGAGTGGGACTTGGTTCAACTGTTTCACATTTTCCCAGGAATGATGCGGTGGCCTCAGTGGTGTATACTGTGGTCACCTCCATGTTGAAACTTTTCATCAACATTCCAAGAAACAGGGACATGAAGAGATCCACGCAGAGGCTCCTGAGTAGACCAGCCTATTTGCAATGCCTGGCCATTTTTTAG
- the OR7H3 gene encoding olfactory receptor family 7 subfamily H member 3, producing MEAGNQTAISKFTLLGLSDDMDLQPLLFGLFLYVYLMCVIGNLLIILAIISDSHLHNPMYFFLSNLSFTDICFSSTTIPKMLVNIQTKSKVITYEGCLTQMYFFMIFAGLDNLLLTVMAYDRFVAICHPLHYTVIMNPRLCGLLLLLSWLICLTYSLLQSLMVLRVSFCKETEIPHFFCELTQILKLACSDTLVNHIVLYFVTGLLGVIPLTGILFSYSRIISSIMGIPSTGGKYKAFSTCGSHLSVVSLFYGAGLGVYLTSGTAHPSRKGSIASVMYTVVTPMLNPFIYSLRNRDMNGSLSRLFSRGVYSQ from the coding sequence ATGGAAGCAGGGAACCAAACAGCTATTTCAAAATTCACCCTTCTGGGACTTTCAGATGATATGGACCTGCAGCCTCTCCTCTTTGGGCTGTTCCTCTACGTGTACCTGATGTGTGTTATAgggaacctgctcatcatcctAGCTATCATCTCTGACTCCCACCTTCACAatcccatgtacttcttcctctccaacttGTCCTTCACTGACATCTGTTTCAGCTCCACCACCATCCCCAAGATGTTAGTGAACATCCAGACAAAGAGCAAAGTCATCACGTATGAAGGCTGTCTCACtcagatgtattttttcatgatttttgctGGCTTAGATAATTTGCTGCTGAccgtgatggcctatgaccggtttgtggccatctgtcaccccTTGCACTACACAGTCATCATGAACCCCCGCCTTTGTGGTCTCCTACTTCTGCTTTCTTGGTTAATCTGCCTGACATATTCTTTGTTGCAAAGTTTGATGGTTTTGAGGGTGTCCTTCTGCAAAGAGACAGAAATCCCCCACTTCTTCTGTGAACTTACTCAGATCCTCAAGCTTGCCTGCTCTGACACCCTTGTCAACCACATCGTGCTATATTTTGTAACTGGCCTGCTGGGTGTTATTCCCCTGACTGGGatccttttttcttattctagaaTTATCTCCTCCATAATGGGAATTCCATCTACTGGGGGGAAGTATAAAGCCTTTTCCACCTGTGGGTCTCACCTCTCAGTCGTCTCCTTGTTCTATGGTGCGGGTCTTGGGGTCTACCTCACTTCTGGAACAGCCCACCCCTCCAGAAAGGGCTCAATAGCCTCGGTGATGTACACAGTGGTCACCCCCATGCTGAATCCCTTCATCTACAGTCTGAGAAACAGGGACATGAATGGGTCTCTGAGTAGACTTTTCAGCAGAGGAGTGTACTCTCAGTGA